The Euphorbia lathyris chromosome 8, ddEupLath1.1, whole genome shotgun sequence genome has a window encoding:
- the LOC136202365 gene encoding uncharacterized protein, with product MSNVHCWDEKFFYVKINEGESLGFPTYWNPKPLHMAGDMRILTNSDEVVAELMKSVKVDAWTYADALDFMMNDIPLIRREGDKFIYSKIAQFDQGNFVFSLNLDHFIVLFGRGLSKANHALAEKRRKLKEDEARKKEQAVDPQKGAGKRLADTTVDPPLKRRKPAASGGQKFMADAMKSAASSVEGEQTAKPDLGGYWFAKYGTRGSLRNESVINDLDEALGQLGEVQKNQNQIPGSAHVQMGKIELLTIYTRLRAMEAELLQGVADKATIEKLEKEVVDANAKAASAVVLKDAEIQKLKEKIEADAKEHEDALGDAEYMAGEQAFYYGELIMAYFQLAYPEIDFTDPQFAVSDLDDVFKYNKISEIKDYLCDYVRKWMKGPVEESKPSVNCFFEWASTHYL from the exons atgtccaacgtccattgttgggacgaaaaattcttctacgtaaagataaacgagggcgaatctctaggctTCCCAACATACTGGAATCCTAAACCTTTGCACATGGCGGGAGATATGCGTATATTGACGAatagtgatgaggtagtggcggagctcatgaagagtgtcaaggtggatgcttggacatacgctgacgccttagacttcatgatgaatgatattcccctgattcgccgagaaggggacaagtttatttactcaaagattgcccagtttgatcaaggtaactttgtgttttctttgaaccttgatcactttattgttctctttggcaggggtttatctaaggccaatcacgctcttgcagagaagcgtaggaagttgaAGGAAGATGAGGCTCGCAAGAAAGAGCAGGCGGTAGATCCCCAAAAAGGTGCAGGGAAACGCCTGGCGGATACAACGGTCGATCCGCCTctgaaaaggaggaagcctgcagcttctggcggtcaaaagtttatggcggatgccatgaaatcCGCCGCGTCTTCGGTGGAGGGGGAACAG ACGGCGAAGCCGGACCTAGGCGGTTACTGGTTCGCCAAGTATGGTACCAGGGGATCCTTAAGAAATGAATCTGTTATTAATGACCTGGACGAGGCTCTAGGTCAGTTGGGCGAGGTACAGAAGAACCAAAATCAGATCCCAGGATCAGCCCATGTTCAAATGGGAAAGATTGAGCTTCTAACG ATATATACTCGCTTACGCGCCATGGAAgcggagctccttcaaggtgtagCGGACAAGGCTACTAtagaaaagttggagaaagaagtTGTTGATGCCAACGCGAAAGCTGCGTCCGCCGTTGTCCTCAAGGATGCCGAGATCCAAAAGCTAAAGGAGAAGATTGAAGCAGATGCTAAGGAGCATGAGGATGCTTTAGGAGATGCAGAGTATATGGCTGGGGAGCAAGCTTTCTATTATGGCGAGCTGATCATGGCGTATTTCCAGCTGGCGTATCCCGAGATCGATTTtacagatccgcagttcgccgttTCGGACCTAGATGATGTTtttaaatataacaaaatctcggAGATCAAGGACTACCTCTGTGATTACGTtcgaaaatggatgaagggacccgtcGAAGAAAGCAAGCCTTCCGTCAATTGTTTTTTTGAGTGGGCCAgcactcactatctttag